A single genomic interval of Macadamia integrifolia cultivar HAES 741 chromosome 6, SCU_Mint_v3, whole genome shotgun sequence harbors:
- the LOC122082031 gene encoding syntaxin-61-like has protein sequence MTAPQDPFYTVKEEIQESIDKLQSIFHQWEYIRLNKGEHIDLMKELLVGCESIEWQVDELDKAIAVAARDPTRYGIDEAELEKRRSWTSIARTQVGNVKKAVEAGKEKNSTGTGSLNGTRQELLRLPDDHSSQKGRSNQYTVRDDDDFISSESERQQLLIRQQDDELDELTASVERIGSVGLTIHEELLGQEKIIGELGLEMDSTSNRLDFVQKKVAMVMKKAGAKGQIMLVLFLVILFVVLFVLVFLT, from the exons ATGACTGCGCCTCAAGACCCATTTTACACTGTTAAAGAGGAGATTCAGGAATCT ATTGATAAACTACAATCTATTTTTCATCAATGGGAATATATACGTTTGAATAAAGGAGAGCACATCGATCTCATGAAGGAGTTGCTTGTTGGTTGTGAAAGCATTGAATGGCAG GTGGATGAATTAGACAAGGCAATAGCAGTTGCAGCCAGAGATCCAACTAGGTATGGCATTGATGAAGCAGAGCTTGAAAAACGGAGGAGTTGGACTAGCATTGCTCGTACACAG gTGGGCAATGTGAAGAAAGCTGTAGAAgctggaaaagaaaagaatagtaCTGGCACTGGTAGTTTGAATGGGACTAGACAAGAGCTACTGAGGCTTCCAGATGATCATTCATCTCAGAAAGGCAGATCCAACCAGTATACAGTGCGAGATGATGATGATTTcatatcatcagaatcagaaAGGCAGCAACTTCTCATAAG GCAACAAGATGATGAGCTGGATGAGCTTACTGCAAGTGTGGAGAGAATTGGAAGTGTAGGGCTTACGATTCATGAAGAACTTCTTGGACAG GAAAAGATAATTGGGGAATTGGGCTTGGAAATGGACAGTACTTCAAATCGTCTCGATTTTGTTCAG AAGAAGGTAGCTATGGTTATGAAGAAGGCTGGTGCAAAGGGCCAGATTATGTTGGTACTTTTTTTGGTGATTCTTTTCGTTGTACTCTTTGTTTTGGTCTTCCTTACATAG